One window from the genome of Bactrocera dorsalis isolate Fly_Bdor unplaced genomic scaffold, ASM2337382v1 BdCtg021, whole genome shotgun sequence encodes:
- the LOC105229264 gene encoding protein croquemort — MCCEACSVTQRKGWIFGFGTFFTAIGIALLIFWNGIADNIMKKNLVIKVGTEAYNNWVEAPIPIYLEFHLFNWSNPEEIRNPNVKPHFVEMGPYVFLEKHLKQNITFFENNTVSYFQKRTWFFDEQRSSGSLDDMVTAAHVITATVADQMRHRNKFVKKAVNFILNHEGGELYTTKTVREWIFEGYKDRLIDFLNLFNTTIPYTRFGWLVDRNGSAEYDGLFTMHTGVDDMANLGRLTHWNMKNETGFYYAPCGTVNGTTGDLFPPHLSSKQEITIFATDACRYLNLAPNGTVEKYGITAYNWVGTMETLDSGENYPNQKCFCDPNVEECPKTGVVECKKCRNNAPIYASFPHFYLADRSYLDAVSGLEPDSNKHSFNLAIEPTTGIPLQVNGRLQINMMIEPDNDFDIYRGLPKFLMPMFWFNQIAVLDEKLASRTKLVMNLGDYGFYTGIVLITIGGIFFIVAIVLTLTKRWKRTPIDDDEDMLTT, encoded by the exons aTGTGTTGTGAAGCTTGTAGCGTCACTCAGCGAAAAGGATGGATTTTCGGCTTTGGCACTTTCTTCACCGCTATCGGCATCGCTCTGCTTATATTTTGGAACGGCATCGCagataatattatgaaaaag AATTTGGTAATTAAAGTTGGTACAGAAGCCTATAATAATTGGGTGGAAGCACCCATTCCAATTTATTTGGAATTTCATCTGTTTAACTGGAGTAATCCTGAAGAGATAAGAAACCCGAATGTCAAACCGCATTTTGTGGAAATGGGGCCATATGTTTTTCTAGAGAAGcacttgaaacaaaatattacgTTTTTCGAAAACAATACAGTGTCATACTTTCAAAAGCGAACCTGGTTTTTCGATGAGCAGCGATCTAGTGGTTCTTTGGATGACATGGTGACAGCTGCTCATGTGATTACAGCG ACTGTTGCTGATCAAATGAGACATAGAAacaaatttgtcaaaaaagcGGTTAATTTCATACTGAATCATGAGGGCGGTGAGCTGTACACAACGAAAACAGTGCGCGAGTGGATCTTTGAAGGATACAAGGATAGGcttatcgattttttaaaccTTTTCAATACAACCATACCATACACTCGCTTTGGCTGGTTGGTTGACCGTAATGGTTCGGCCGAATATGACGGTCTATTCACAATGCATACTGGTGTCGATGATATGGCTAATTTGGGTCGCTTGACGCATTGGAATATGAAGAATGAGACTGGCTTTTATTATGCACCATGTGGCACCGTTAATGGCACCACCGGCGATTTATTCCCACCACATTTAAGCTCTAAGCAAGAAATCACCATCTTTGCGACCGATGCGTGCCGTTACTTGAATTTGGCGCCAAATGGTACTGTAGAAAAATATGGCATAACAGCATATAATTGGGTAGGAACGATGGAGACGCTTGATTCTGGTGAAAATTATCCAAATCAGAAATGTTTTTGCGACCCGAACGTCGAAGAATGCCCGAAAACCGGCGTTGTGGAGTGTAAAAAATGCCGGAACAATGCACCAATTTATGCCTCTTTTCCACACTTTTATTTGGCTGATCGTAGCTATCTAGACGCAGTATCAGGCTTAGAACCGGACTCGAATAAGCACAGTTTCAACTTAGCAATAGAGCCGACCACTGGCATACCGCTGCAAGTAAATGGACGTCTACAAATCAATATGATGATCGAACCTGATAATGATTTCGA CATTTATCGTGGTCTACCCAAATTCCTGATGCCCATGTTTTGGTTCAATCAAATAGCTGTATTAGATGAGAAATTAGCCAGCAGAACAAAG cttGTTATGAATTTGGGAGATTATGGGTTCTATACCGGAATTGTTTTAATAACAATTGGAGGCATCTTCTTTATTGTTGCTATAGTTTTGACGTTGACTAAGCGATGGAAACGCACACCGATTGACGATGATGAGGACATGCTTACGACTTAG
- the LOC105229265 gene encoding dnaJ homolog shv — protein MRTLAFILLVQIAFCLLSVAFAGRDFYKILNVKKSASTNEIKKAYRKLAKELHPDKNKDDPSASEKFQDLGAAYEVLSDPDKRKTYDRCGEECLKKDGMMDHGADPFASFFGDFGFHFGNGDPHEHQTARGANIVMNLYVTLEELYSGNFVEIVRNKPVLKPASGTRKCNCRQEMVTRNLGPGRFQMIQQTVCDECPNVKLVNEERTLEVEVEAGMVDGQETRFVAEGEPHLDGEPGDLIIKIMQTPHKSFQRKGDDLYTNVTISLQDALIGFTMNITHLDGHAVSITREKITWPGARIRKKGEGMPNYENNNLQGNLYITFDVEFPKKELTDAEKEDLKKILDQASINRVYNGL, from the exons ATGAGAACTTTAGCCTTTATCTTGCTGGTGCAAATTGCATTTTGCCTGTTAAGTGTCGCTTTTGCGGGTCGAGATTTCTACAAAATTCTTAATGTAAAAAAGTCGGCCTcaacaaatgaaattaaaaaagcataCAGAAAACTTGCAAAAGAACTGCATCCAGACAAAAACAAGGATGATCCCTCAGCTTCTGAGAAATTTCAAGATTTGGGTGCGGCGTATGAAGTACTATCCGATCCGGACAAAAGAAAAACATATGATCGATGTGGCGAGGAATGTCTTAAAAAAGATGGAATGATGGATCATGGAGCAGACCCTTTCGCCAGTTTCTTTGGTGATTTTGGTTTTCACTTTGGTAACGGTGATCCACATGAACATCAAACTGCTCGCGGAGCCAATATTGTAATGAATTTATATGTGACTTTGGAAGAGTTGTATTCTGGCAACTTTGTAGAAATTGTTCGAAACAAGCCGGTGCTAAAACCGGCTTCCGGTACACGTAAGTGTAACTGCCGTCAAGAAATGGTAACTCGCAATTTGGGTCCCGGCCGTTTCCAAATGATACAGCAAACGGTATGTGATGAATGTCCAAACGTTAAACTTGTCAATGAGGAGCGTACATTAGAAGTTGAAGTTGAAGCAGGTATGGTAGATGGGCAAGAAACACGTTTTGTGGCCGAAGGTGAGCCCCACTTGGATGGAGAGCCCGGCGatcttataattaaaattatgcaaactCCGCATAAGAGTTTCCAAAGAAAAGGTGATGATTTGTACACAAACGTTACAATAAGTTTACAG GATGCGCTTATTGGATTTACTATGAACATCACACATTTGGATGGACACGCTGTGAGCATTACTCGAGAAAAAATAACGTGGCCAGGTGCACGGATTCGTAAGAAGGGTGAAGGTATgccaaattatgaaaataataatttgcaagGCAATCTTTATATTACATTCGATGTGGAGTTTCCAAAGAAAGAGTTGACCGATGCCGAAAAAGAAG atcttaaaaaaatacttgatCAGGCGTCCATTAACAGGGTGTACAACGGGCTGTGA